The Haloplasma contractile SSD-17B DNA segment GTTATTAATACTGTTTTCTTCATTCCATCATCTCCTAATAATTATAAAGTCTAAAATAAGGTTTAAATTTCTGTGATGCTATACTTATAAATGGTAAAGGCTCCTCCTTATTACAATTGTACCTCTCCTGGTAAATTAAGTGAGGTGCCACATATGCAATCATTCCTTCACCTATTGGTTTCTTAAATTCTTCAGGTAAATGACGAAAGATTGTTTCGCGTAACTTTATTACTGCTTCTCTTCTTTCACCCTGAAATTGTTTAATATAATCAACCGGTGTTAGAACATTGATCATGTGAAATACTCCTCTATTATGATCTTACTCTAGGTATAATAACTCTATGATTTATAACTACCTTCATGCTTTAATAACCACTCTTTTCGCCATAATCCACCTTCATATCCAACTAGTTTTCCCTTTGTTCCTACCACTCTGTGACAAGGGATTAAGATGGCTATCTTGTTCTTGTTATTTGCATTTCCTATTGCACGACTAGCTTTTTCATTTCCTATTCCTATTGCTATATCCTTATAACTTCTTGTTTCACCATAGGGAATATTTGATAGTTCAGTCCACACTTTGCTTTGAAAGGTCGTTCCATTAATCTTAAACGGTAAATCAAAAGTATCTCTATCTCCTTTAAAATAAGCATTTAATTGGTTCTTAGCTTCTACTAAGATAGGCTCTAATTTCTCTTCATACCGCTTTTCTTTTACAAAACCTAGGCGTATAATTTCACCCTGTTCTGCCTGTATTTCAACAAGGCCAATAGGAGACTCAAGGTATGTAACATTGTGTTGTAATAGAACCGTATCAATTAACTTATATTTATAAAAGTTTCGTGTTGTGACCTCCCACAAATACAATGAGGCCAATGTATTATACGGAGTGAATTTCTTTTTAAGCTTTTCAAATTGAGTCATAGTTGGCAAGTTCTTCATATTGTAAAGCCATTTCAATCCCTTTAAAATTGCCAAGTCTTTATAGCTCATGACGTCCTTACGGTTTAGAGAGAAGATTAAAAACATCTCAGCTGTCCACGTTCCAATTCCCTTTATATAGGTAAGTTGCTCTATAATATCAGCATCTGACATATGAGTAAGCTTCTCGAGAGTTAGATCTCGCTGTACAACTGCTCTAGCTATATTTTTTAT contains these protein-coding regions:
- a CDS encoding methylated-DNA--[protein]-cysteine S-methyltransferase, yielding MDTVLLQHNVTYLESPIGLVEIQAEQGEIIRLGFVKEKRYEEKLEPILVEAKNQLNAYFKGDRDTFDLPFKINGTTFQSKVWTELSNIPYGETRSYKDIAIGIGNEKASRAIGNANNKNKIAILIPCHRVVGTKGKLVGYEGGLWRKEWLLKHEGSYKS